From Endozoicomonas sp. 8E, the proteins below share one genomic window:
- a CDS encoding SPOR domain-containing protein, with protein sequence MSARELFMDKTLRLGVFATLATLTAFSADALLLPPKPLAMSSSWDCRSGQNSDWLCRNSQTDRYEQSLETAAYSASNRNNGYPKTIPQQHYEPVKAEPDNHFKQESVQPDYHRQGNYSNSYQQTTPEQHPRQRVDELLGSEHGSFVIQWLATHTEEPLKDLQRRFPVLQQATIVRYQRKNKDWFLLLDGPFKDSQSAMTALNSPPRLLLTDKLYPWTRSLASIQKLNLIMPGELRDPGDPSQPLNDQRYAYNDPAKPDNNRLFASIAPAYPKVQQQETHRDYNVDPYQTPEAPFHSSYQTEPYEEAMDSNYSAPRSQRYTRTTPERNDFQVKQHHQQSYLDDGFSRYSAREETNEYRRPKEAIEYRQPARHDILKASRNSYAIQWLAGTRRDTLERVRRRYAQLSDTQIIHYRKGYQDWFLLVGPPYTSKGQANRALSSPELARISTRLYPRVRSVNELQSLITGKSEKTQQITSRKVTQPQGAIFSGPGNSYTIQWFAANKPEAIEKLKKRFPELKSAVTARYRKNQKDWYVLLQGQFTSSKEALAVLNSPQLKDAVQVLYPWTRSVKSLKKLQAWES encoded by the coding sequence ATGTCTGCTCGAGAGCTGTTTATGGACAAAACACTCAGGCTCGGAGTTTTTGCTACCCTGGCAACACTCACCGCTTTTTCAGCGGATGCCCTTCTATTGCCTCCAAAACCGCTGGCAATGAGTTCATCATGGGATTGTCGCTCCGGTCAGAACAGCGACTGGCTATGCCGAAACAGCCAGACAGATCGTTACGAACAATCTCTGGAAACCGCCGCTTATTCTGCTTCAAATAGAAATAACGGGTACCCGAAAACTATTCCTCAGCAGCACTATGAGCCTGTCAAAGCCGAGCCCGATAATCACTTCAAGCAGGAGTCAGTGCAGCCTGACTATCATCGGCAGGGTAACTACTCCAATTCCTACCAACAGACGACTCCGGAACAGCACCCCCGGCAAAGAGTCGACGAACTTCTGGGTTCGGAACATGGGAGTTTTGTTATCCAGTGGCTCGCAACCCACACCGAAGAACCATTAAAGGATTTACAGCGTCGTTTCCCGGTGCTGCAGCAGGCGACAATTGTTCGCTATCAGCGCAAAAACAAAGATTGGTTTTTATTACTGGACGGACCATTCAAAGATAGCCAGTCAGCAATGACAGCCCTCAACAGTCCTCCCCGGTTGTTGCTGACCGACAAACTCTATCCCTGGACACGTTCTCTGGCCAGCATTCAGAAGCTCAACCTGATTATGCCAGGAGAACTCAGAGATCCCGGTGACCCCTCACAGCCACTGAATGATCAGCGTTATGCCTACAATGATCCTGCGAAGCCGGACAATAATCGATTGTTTGCCAGTATCGCTCCCGCCTATCCAAAGGTTCAGCAACAAGAAACCCATCGGGACTACAATGTCGATCCTTACCAGACACCTGAGGCACCATTTCACTCTTCCTATCAGACCGAGCCTTATGAAGAAGCAATGGATTCGAACTACAGTGCTCCGCGTTCGCAGCGTTATACCCGGACGACTCCTGAAAGGAATGACTTTCAGGTAAAACAGCACCATCAGCAGAGCTATCTGGATGACGGCTTTTCAAGGTATTCAGCCCGGGAAGAGACCAACGAATATCGTCGTCCAAAAGAAGCCATAGAATACCGGCAACCGGCCAGACATGACATTCTCAAAGCTTCCCGGAACAGTTACGCTATTCAGTGGCTGGCTGGAACCCGAAGAGATACGCTGGAAAGAGTCCGCAGACGGTATGCACAGTTGAGTGACACCCAGATCATTCACTACCGGAAAGGATATCAGGACTGGTTTTTACTCGTAGGTCCTCCCTATACCAGCAAAGGTCAGGCTAACAGAGCGCTTTCCAGCCCGGAGCTGGCTCGTATTTCTACACGCCTCTACCCCAGAGTCCGATCGGTTAATGAACTGCAAAGCCTCATTACAGGGAAGTCAGAAAAGACTCAGCAGATAACCTCCCGGAAGGTTACCCAGCCGCAAGGAGCCATCTTCAGCGGGCCGGGAAACAGCTATACCATTCAGTGGTTTGCAGCCAACAAGCCAGAAGCCATTGAGAAGCTGAAAAAACGATTCCCGGAATTGAAGTCTGCAGTTACGGCCCGTTACCGAAAAAACCAGAAAGACTGGTATGTCCTTCTGCAAGGTCAGTTCACCAGCAGTAAAGAAGCTCTGGCTGTTCTCAATTCACCTCAACTGAAAGACGCTGTCCAGGTCCTCTACCCCTGGACCCGCTCGGTAAAATCCCTCAAGAAACTTCAGGCCTGGGAAAGTTAG
- a CDS encoding RING finger domain-containing protein: MKLIACFLPLYLVSTVLYSDEHCLICKKNLASNDKKVLLCQHTFHESCYDVLAEHGHVDCPKCSGFIDEPYNGALHLIHSCSTNSLIQSLTASVQQTNSELELVRNELRQEKTQLDNLTIGLCSMFIFGVVVLYCVRR; this comes from the coding sequence ATGAAGCTAATTGCCTGTTTTTTACCTCTCTATCTGGTTAGTACAGTATTGTATTCAGATGAACACTGTCTTATATGCAAAAAAAATCTGGCCAGCAATGATAAAAAAGTTTTACTTTGTCAGCATACTTTTCATGAAAGCTGTTACGATGTTTTAGCGGAACATGGTCACGTCGATTGCCCAAAATGCTCAGGCTTTATTGATGAACCATATAATGGTGCTCTTCATTTGATTCATTCCTGTTCTACTAATAGTCTGATACAGTCCTTAACTGCCAGTGTTCAGCAAACTAATTCTGAACTTGAACTCGTTAGAAATGAGTTACGACAGGAAAAAACTCAGCTTGATAACTTAACAATCGGTCTCTGTTCAATGTTTATTTTTGGGGTTGTTGTATTATATTGTGTTCGAAGATGA
- a CDS encoding metal ABC transporter permease → MMEWALFSIMMPALVAGIIVFSTHLVLGRQVLKRGIVFMDLAIAQIAAMGAIVAHILTMTPAHSHGGPHDSSSGLGALMPFVFSIGGAGLIAWLAKYTEKELEAIIGCIYVVSAASITLLMSSDPHGAEHISKALNGHILWLGWQDMVVPGLASLAFLALTVVRPKILDGSLFYPLFALMVTLSVKMVGVYLVFSALIMPALAVNQLSGKKALTFGYMAGLTGMILGLVLSSLYDFPGGATVVVSLTAVCVLFRVLSRR, encoded by the coding sequence ATGATGGAATGGGCTCTTTTTTCAATCATGATGCCTGCCCTCGTGGCAGGCATCATTGTTTTCAGTACACATCTGGTCTTGGGGCGACAGGTTCTGAAGCGCGGCATTGTCTTCATGGATCTGGCTATTGCCCAGATCGCGGCTATGGGTGCCATCGTCGCTCATATCCTGACGATGACACCGGCTCACAGTCATGGTGGTCCCCACGATAGCTCCTCAGGATTAGGAGCTTTAATGCCCTTTGTCTTTTCAATTGGTGGTGCTGGCCTGATTGCGTGGCTGGCCAAGTATACAGAGAAAGAGCTGGAAGCGATTATTGGCTGCATTTATGTGGTCTCTGCTGCTTCTATCACTCTCCTTATGTCCAGTGATCCCCATGGCGCGGAGCATATTTCCAAAGCCCTGAACGGTCATATCCTCTGGCTTGGCTGGCAGGACATGGTGGTTCCGGGATTGGCAAGCTTGGCTTTTCTTGCATTGACAGTCGTGAGACCAAAAATCCTTGATGGAAGCCTTTTTTACCCCCTCTTTGCCCTGATGGTCACACTGAGCGTTAAAATGGTAGGTGTCTATCTGGTATTCAGCGCCTTGATTATGCCGGCTCTGGCTGTCAATCAGCTGTCTGGAAAGAAAGCTCTTACTTTCGGCTATATGGCAGGATTAACAGGTATGATTCTGGGACTGGTGCTATCGAGTCTTTATGACTTTCCTGGTGGTGCGACAGTTGTCGTTAGTTTAACAGCTGTCTGTGTTCTGTTCAGAGTATTGAGCAGGCGCTGA
- the hisH gene encoding imidazole glycerol phosphate synthase subunit HisH, whose product MKTVAVIDYGMGNLHSASKALEHVASSDTRIKVTSDPKIIRQADHVVLPGVGAIRDCMAEIRAKGVDDVVRGVVENQRPLLGICVGMQVMLNHSEENGGVDCLGLMPGRVKFFGKGLVDETGEKLKVPHMGWSPVQQHRDHPLWKGIEDNARFYFVHSYHAHANDDAMAVGRCHYSVDFDVALARDNIFAVQFHPEKSADSGLKLLENFLNWNP is encoded by the coding sequence ATGAAGACAGTTGCAGTCATCGATTATGGGATGGGTAACCTTCACTCTGCCAGTAAGGCTCTGGAACACGTTGCCAGCAGCGATACCCGTATCAAGGTGACTTCTGACCCGAAGATTATTCGGCAGGCCGATCATGTGGTGCTTCCTGGTGTGGGGGCTATCCGCGATTGTATGGCAGAAATTCGTGCCAAAGGCGTAGATGATGTGGTGCGAGGAGTGGTCGAGAACCAGCGTCCGCTTCTGGGTATTTGTGTTGGCATGCAAGTCATGTTGAATCACAGCGAGGAGAATGGTGGCGTTGACTGTCTGGGTCTGATGCCCGGGCGGGTAAAATTCTTTGGCAAGGGGCTGGTGGATGAGACCGGTGAAAAACTGAAAGTTCCCCACATGGGCTGGAGCCCGGTTCAGCAACATCGTGACCACCCTCTGTGGAAAGGCATCGAAGATAATGCCCGCTTCTATTTTGTCCACAGCTATCATGCTCATGCTAATGATGATGCGATGGCCGTTGGCCGTTGTCACTACAGCGTCGATTTTGATGTGGCTTTAGCACGGGACAATATCTTTGCGGTGCAGTTTCACCCTGAGAAAAGCGCTGACAGCGGCTTGAAACTGCTTGAGAACTTTTTGAACTGGAATCCTTAG
- the mutY gene encoding A/G-specific adenine glycosylase — MHDSIFNPRLPFMSPDSNNEAFSQQVLQWFDGHGRKNLPWQKNINPYRVWISEVMLQQTQVATVIPYFENFMARFPKVSDLASAEIDDVLHLWSGLGYYSRARNLHKAAKMVMDTFAGEFPRSVDELTQLPGIGLSTAGAIASISMGIRAPILDGNVKRVLARYQATTGWTGQSAVAKQLWRIAEEYTPHHRNADYTQAMMDLGAMICTRTKPSCLICPLEQNCLAHKAGEETRYPEPKPKKDKPERSVRMLMVINEFGEVLLEKRPPTGIWGGLWGFPEIQIDEVLPEAAQNMTGLSLQDFEEWPSFRHTFSHYHLDITPIKSFTARASAVADGDRWHWFQPDQPSKLGLAAPVSKLLSKIRRSL; from the coding sequence ATGCACGACTCAATTTTCAACCCCAGACTCCCCTTTATGTCGCCAGATAGCAATAATGAAGCCTTCAGCCAGCAAGTGCTCCAATGGTTTGATGGTCATGGACGCAAGAACCTGCCATGGCAGAAAAACATCAATCCTTACCGGGTATGGATCAGCGAAGTCATGCTACAGCAGACCCAGGTCGCTACCGTTATTCCGTACTTTGAAAACTTTATGGCGCGATTTCCCAAGGTTTCAGACCTGGCTTCAGCGGAAATCGATGATGTGCTGCATTTATGGAGTGGGCTGGGGTATTACAGCAGAGCCAGAAACCTGCACAAGGCAGCAAAAATGGTCATGGACACTTTTGCCGGTGAGTTTCCCCGTTCTGTTGATGAATTAACTCAGTTACCCGGGATCGGTTTATCCACTGCCGGAGCGATAGCGTCTATCAGTATGGGTATTCGTGCTCCAATCCTGGATGGCAATGTCAAAAGGGTTCTGGCCCGTTATCAGGCCACTACTGGCTGGACCGGACAGTCCGCTGTCGCAAAACAACTCTGGCGTATTGCTGAAGAGTATACCCCACATCATCGCAATGCTGATTACACTCAGGCGATGATGGATCTGGGCGCTATGATTTGTACCCGAACCAAACCTTCCTGTCTGATTTGCCCGTTAGAGCAGAATTGTCTGGCCCATAAAGCTGGGGAAGAAACCCGCTACCCAGAGCCCAAACCTAAAAAAGACAAGCCGGAACGATCAGTAAGAATGTTAATGGTCATCAACGAGTTTGGAGAGGTTCTATTGGAAAAAAGACCCCCTACGGGTATTTGGGGAGGACTTTGGGGGTTTCCGGAAATCCAGATCGACGAGGTGCTGCCTGAAGCTGCTCAAAACATGACCGGATTGAGTCTGCAAGATTTTGAAGAGTGGCCGTCATTTCGACACACATTCAGCCATTATCACCTGGATATCACCCCGATCAAATCCTTTACTGCCAGAGCCTCTGCTGTAGCGGATGGCGATCGATGGCACTGGTTTCAACCTGATCAACCGTCCAAGCTGGGGCTGGCAGCTCCGGTCAGCAAACTGTTAAGTAAAATCAGGAGGAGCCTATAG
- a CDS encoding DUF4870 domain-containing protein: MKKPDSNEKNWAVFSHILTLFGCVLPGMNLLIPFLIWYQKKDQSAFIAHHAKESLNFQITVTLLIAVWGLLNAVLIGLLFLPLVPFAVVFALIFVIRASMKASRGDDYRYPVCLRLVN; encoded by the coding sequence ATGAAAAAGCCCGATTCCAATGAGAAGAATTGGGCTGTTTTCTCCCATATCCTGACCTTGTTTGGCTGTGTCCTGCCGGGCATGAACCTGTTGATCCCTTTTCTGATCTGGTATCAGAAAAAAGATCAGTCTGCGTTTATTGCCCATCATGCCAAAGAGTCTCTGAATTTCCAGATCACCGTGACTCTGTTGATTGCCGTCTGGGGATTACTGAATGCCGTTCTGATCGGACTGCTCTTTCTTCCCCTGGTTCCGTTTGCAGTGGTTTTTGCCCTGATTTTTGTGATCCGGGCCAGCATGAAAGCCAGTCGGGGAGATGACTACCGATATCCGGTATGCCTGCGTCTGGTCAACTGA
- a CDS encoding acyltransferase, with protein sequence MIRRFKEYVTGCLSVSLLIINTLLLSLPLLCFSLLKLIVPLKSFRRLMGRIAHSLAELWISINSLWIRALSGTHLNISGLKDLNPNGYYLVTANHQSWADILLMQHLLNRKIPLMKFFLKQELIFVPVIGLCWWALDFPFMKRYSKAYLEKHPEKRGKDLENTLKACEKFKTMPVSIVNYLEGTRFSKAKHQKQSSPFKHLLNPRAGGISYVIGALGEQVRTLLNITIVYHQKDQLGFWDFLCGRITSVSIHFEQQTIPESFIGRSYQQDAEFRNDFQAWVNHLWVEKDQLILEMSHRQEGGVK encoded by the coding sequence ATGATCCGTAGATTTAAAGAATACGTCACAGGGTGTTTATCTGTCTCCCTTTTGATCATCAACACCCTTTTGCTCAGCCTGCCGCTGCTCTGTTTTTCTCTCTTAAAACTCATCGTCCCTCTAAAAAGCTTTCGTCGCCTTATGGGACGTATAGCCCACTCTTTGGCGGAGCTGTGGATCAGCATCAACTCTCTCTGGATCAGAGCACTATCAGGAACTCATCTGAATATAAGCGGCCTGAAAGATCTGAACCCCAATGGCTATTACCTGGTCACTGCCAACCATCAAAGCTGGGCTGATATTTTGCTGATGCAACATCTGCTCAACAGAAAAATCCCCCTGATGAAGTTTTTTCTCAAACAGGAGCTGATCTTCGTTCCGGTCATAGGTCTCTGTTGGTGGGCTCTCGACTTCCCGTTTATGAAGCGTTACAGCAAAGCCTATCTTGAAAAGCACCCGGAAAAACGTGGCAAAGATCTGGAAAATACCCTTAAAGCCTGCGAAAAATTCAAAACCATGCCGGTATCCATCGTCAATTACCTTGAAGGCACCCGTTTTAGCAAAGCAAAGCACCAAAAGCAGTCATCACCCTTCAAACATTTGCTGAACCCTCGTGCTGGCGGTATCAGCTACGTCATCGGAGCACTGGGTGAGCAGGTGAGAACCCTTTTGAATATCACCATTGTTTATCATCAAAAAGACCAGCTGGGCTTCTGGGACTTCCTGTGTGGTCGAATTACAAGCGTCAGTATCCATTTTGAACAACAAACCATCCCGGAATCCTTCATAGGTCGAAGCTACCAGCAGGATGCTGAATTTCGAAATGACTTTCAGGCATGGGTTAATCATCTCTGGGTAGAGAAAGATCAGCTCATACTGGAAATGAGTCATCGTCAGGAAGGTGGTGTTAAATGA
- the hisB gene encoding imidazoleglycerol-phosphate dehydratase HisB, whose amino-acid sequence MAERKASVERNTLETQIRVDVNLDGGGKGQFDTGVPFLDHMMDQIARHGMMDLDIKAVGDNEIDDHHTVEDIGITLGQAFTKAIGDKKGLTRYGHSYVPLDEALSRVVIDFSGRPGLEFNIDFTRAMIGKFDVDLFYEFFQGFVNHANVTLHIDNLRGRNAHHQIETVFKAFGRALRMALELDPRMAGQMPSTKGSL is encoded by the coding sequence ATGGCTGAGCGCAAGGCCAGTGTTGAAAGAAATACGCTGGAAACCCAGATCAGGGTTGATGTCAATCTGGATGGCGGTGGCAAAGGCCAGTTCGATACAGGTGTGCCATTTCTTGATCACATGATGGACCAGATTGCCCGTCATGGCATGATGGACCTGGATATCAAGGCTGTGGGCGACAACGAAATCGATGACCATCATACCGTAGAAGATATCGGTATTACCTTGGGGCAGGCGTTCACCAAAGCCATTGGTGACAAGAAAGGTCTGACCCGATACGGGCACTCCTATGTACCGCTGGACGAAGCGCTTTCCAGAGTTGTCATCGATTTTTCCGGACGTCCCGGCCTTGAGTTTAATATCGATTTTACCCGGGCCATGATTGGCAAGTTTGATGTCGACTTGTTTTACGAGTTCTTCCAGGGTTTTGTTAATCACGCCAATGTGACGCTGCATATTGATAACCTGCGTGGTCGCAATGCTCACCATCAGATAGAAACGGTCTTCAAGGCCTTCGGTCGGGCATTGAGAATGGCATTGGAACTGGATCCTCGTATGGCTGGCCAGATGCCATCCACCAAAGGATCGCTGTAA
- a CDS encoding TDT family transporter codes for MNKTANPGRTAGLVTRLSRVPTPLGGLALGIASLGAAWSLVMPDQSQGLKLTAAVIAAILVFKVMLKFILHPHLIREDLSHPVISSVMPTCAMATMVIASALMPVSEVAARFLWLVAVLTHLILLAGFVTHRIRDFDIEHMVPSWFVPPVGIIVAAVTSTGMGFESLVRVLFIFGMFCYFVKLPIMFYRLIFKNTIPDAALPTFAIMGAPASLSLAGYLTITDNPSLIMISILTPLAIFMTAMVYMAFIKLLRLPFSPGYAAFTFPMVIGATALLKLESKVNGVFADLFFQLGLIELWVATAIVTYVVIRYTLFYLKPSPQMA; via the coding sequence ATGAATAAGACTGCAAATCCAGGTCGCACAGCTGGCTTGGTAACAAGACTAAGCCGTGTTCCCACTCCCCTTGGAGGCTTGGCTTTAGGTATTGCCAGCCTTGGCGCTGCCTGGTCTCTCGTCATGCCAGATCAGTCCCAGGGGCTGAAGTTAACCGCTGCTGTTATCGCCGCTATCCTCGTCTTCAAGGTGATGCTGAAGTTTATTTTGCACCCGCATTTGATTCGTGAAGATCTTTCACACCCTGTCATCAGCAGTGTTATGCCAACCTGCGCCATGGCGACTATGGTGATCGCCTCGGCACTCATGCCCGTTTCCGAAGTTGCGGCACGGTTTCTTTGGCTCGTAGCTGTGCTGACTCATCTGATATTGCTGGCAGGCTTTGTGACTCACAGGATTCGGGACTTTGATATTGAGCATATGGTGCCCAGTTGGTTCGTACCTCCCGTTGGTATTATAGTGGCTGCGGTCACCAGTACGGGTATGGGCTTTGAGTCGCTGGTCAGGGTGTTGTTTATCTTTGGAATGTTCTGCTATTTCGTAAAGCTGCCTATCATGTTCTATCGACTGATCTTCAAGAACACTATTCCTGATGCAGCGCTGCCTACTTTTGCCATTATGGGGGCTCCGGCCAGTCTGTCTCTGGCGGGATACCTGACCATCACTGATAACCCCAGCCTGATTATGATCAGTATTCTGACGCCACTGGCTATTTTTATGACGGCAATGGTATACATGGCTTTCATTAAACTGCTCAGATTGCCATTTTCACCGGGCTATGCAGCCTTCACCTTTCCAATGGTGATTGGTGCCACAGCGCTGCTTAAGCTGGAGAGCAAGGTAAATGGTGTCTTTGCTGATCTCTTTTTTCAGCTGGGGCTCATTGAACTCTGGGTGGCTACCGCCATTGTGACTTATGTCGTTATTCGCTATACCCTCTTTTACCTGAAGCCCAGCCCACAAATGGCATAA
- a CDS encoding metal ABC transporter substrate-binding protein produces the protein MRTLSKLSLAFALAFPVSSHGALIVFACEPEWAALSEELATDAKVYTATTARQDPHHIQARPGLISKMRKADIVVCSGAELETGWLPVLQMKSANPKVQTGDKGLFFAADQVETIGKLEKVDPTMGDVHPEGNPHLHLDPYRMQKIALALAERMAELDPGNRDEYLANAKKFSELWETNIKRWEKEAAPLKGKNLVTYHSNFDYLLEWLGVNVVGDLEPKPGLPPSTRHLASLLKLSKKTSIDAIVYASYQDKKGADWLSQKAGLPATELPMTVGGSEQSKDLISLYDDLIQKLLKVTGSPENS, from the coding sequence ATGCGCACACTTTCTAAACTGTCGCTGGCATTCGCTCTGGCCTTTCCGGTATCCAGCCATGGGGCATTGATCGTATTTGCCTGTGAGCCTGAGTGGGCTGCATTGTCTGAAGAGCTCGCTACTGATGCAAAGGTTTACACGGCAACAACGGCCCGACAGGACCCTCACCATATTCAGGCTCGTCCAGGACTGATCTCGAAAATGAGAAAGGCAGACATAGTCGTTTGCTCAGGTGCTGAGCTGGAAACCGGCTGGCTGCCGGTTCTGCAGATGAAGTCAGCCAATCCAAAAGTCCAGACTGGAGACAAAGGACTGTTCTTCGCTGCTGATCAGGTGGAAACCATCGGCAAACTTGAGAAGGTAGATCCAACGATGGGCGATGTTCATCCGGAAGGAAACCCTCACCTGCATCTTGACCCTTATCGAATGCAGAAAATCGCCCTGGCACTGGCAGAACGCATGGCAGAGCTTGACCCGGGGAACAGGGATGAATATCTGGCAAACGCCAAAAAGTTCTCAGAACTCTGGGAGACCAACATCAAGCGCTGGGAAAAGGAAGCCGCTCCACTGAAAGGTAAAAATCTGGTGACCTATCACAGCAACTTTGACTATCTGCTGGAGTGGCTGGGCGTGAATGTTGTTGGCGACCTGGAACCCAAACCTGGTCTGCCACCTTCAACCAGACACTTGGCATCCTTGTTGAAGCTTTCTAAAAAGACGTCTATCGATGCCATCGTGTACGCCTCCTATCAGGACAAAAAAGGTGCGGACTGGTTAAGTCAGAAAGCCGGTCTGCCCGCCACAGAGTTGCCGATGACGGTCGGTGGCAGCGAACAGAGTAAAGACCTGATCAGCTTGTATGACGATCTCATTCAAAAGCTGCTGAAAGTGACAGGCAGCCCGGAAAATTCATGA
- a CDS encoding AsmA family protein, giving the protein MNRAIKLIAFVVAGIIILAVAAALILPKMIDPNHYRDDISKMVYDNTGLTLSIDGPIGWSVFPWLGLSLEQVNVKGADNSELARLGTAEVSVKLLPLLSKKVEMQTARLIGLDLNLVRNKSGQGNWEVSTKAGSEPTATETTTVITPEGSTESAPLELDIANVSVEGLVIRYNDESTGKTYLVDQAGLETGAIRNKEPFDFNLKARIKSSEPDLTLTTGITGVLKFNLKEGTYDLQDLKISANPAADNLVGTSTETLQIVGALNVQQQPLMVKGHLDVTQFNPGKFLKEIKILLPPMADPAAMTQLAFKSSFNTDGKSFSADKLDLTLDGFNLDGFFKIGNLQQQDMTFQFKGGDLNLDRYLPPASEQTETKEESKGKTEGVQSTEPPTVASGAVKQLQPNQELPLIPEDALRPLNVKGSLELASLTVAKLTFNKPSVQLTALNGRQDIKLASGFYEGSIDLDGKLDVRNQGNPEIQTTADLKAINLQALAQSIPALKSIEGKVNADMNLTTHGQLQSVLISNLNGKVDFNIDKGAFTEANFDKMVCEGIARIRKKDLQKKDWGHTTRFTRLGGTFTISNGVASNKDLTAALTNLNLKGDGDINLVKQTLDYHVGLNISGDRAPDSDPACEVNEDYVNVTWPVRCQGQLGQQECGIDTKRLADTIASLARQEVKKRVEKEIEKKAGHLKDALKGLFK; this is encoded by the coding sequence ATGAACCGTGCAATTAAACTCATCGCCTTTGTAGTGGCTGGCATCATTATTCTTGCTGTTGCCGCGGCCCTGATTCTTCCAAAAATGATTGATCCCAACCATTACCGGGATGACATTTCCAAAATGGTTTATGACAACACTGGCTTGACGCTCTCGATTGACGGCCCCATTGGCTGGTCGGTCTTTCCCTGGCTGGGACTTTCCCTTGAACAGGTGAATGTTAAAGGCGCAGACAACTCCGAGCTGGCCAGACTGGGTACAGCGGAAGTCAGTGTTAAGCTGCTGCCTTTGTTAAGCAAAAAAGTAGAAATGCAAACAGCCAGACTGATAGGGCTGGATCTCAATCTGGTCAGGAACAAGTCCGGCCAGGGCAACTGGGAAGTTTCCACAAAAGCAGGTAGCGAGCCCACTGCAACAGAGACCACAACAGTTATAACACCCGAAGGTAGCACCGAATCTGCACCTCTGGAACTGGATATTGCCAATGTCAGTGTTGAAGGACTCGTAATCCGTTATAACGACGAGAGCACAGGTAAAACCTACCTGGTTGATCAGGCCGGATTGGAAACCGGGGCAATTCGCAACAAGGAGCCTTTTGACTTTAATCTGAAGGCCCGCATCAAGAGTAGTGAACCCGATCTGACACTGACGACTGGCATCACGGGTGTTCTGAAATTCAACCTCAAAGAGGGCACCTATGATCTGCAGGATCTCAAAATATCGGCCAACCCGGCGGCAGATAATCTTGTCGGGACAAGCACCGAAACCCTGCAAATTGTCGGTGCCCTGAATGTTCAGCAACAACCGTTGATGGTAAAAGGTCATCTGGATGTCACTCAGTTCAATCCAGGCAAGTTTCTGAAAGAGATCAAGATCCTGCTTCCCCCCATGGCAGATCCGGCGGCAATGACCCAGCTGGCTTTCAAGAGCAGCTTTAACACCGATGGTAAAAGCTTCTCTGCGGACAAACTGGATCTGACGCTTGATGGTTTCAATCTGGATGGTTTTTTCAAGATCGGAAACCTGCAACAACAGGACATGACTTTTCAGTTCAAGGGCGGTGACCTGAATCTGGATCGCTACCTGCCACCTGCCTCTGAACAGACAGAGACCAAAGAAGAATCAAAAGGCAAGACAGAAGGTGTCCAGAGCACAGAGCCCCCGACCGTTGCTTCAGGCGCTGTGAAACAGCTTCAGCCAAACCAGGAGCTGCCACTGATTCCGGAAGACGCCTTGCGTCCTCTGAACGTCAAAGGCTCTCTGGAACTGGCTTCCCTGACTGTTGCAAAGCTCACTTTTAACAAGCCTTCTGTCCAGCTTACAGCCCTGAACGGACGACAGGATATCAAGCTGGCTTCCGGCTTCTATGAGGGCTCCATTGATCTGGACGGCAAGCTGGATGTTCGCAACCAAGGGAATCCTGAAATTCAGACAACAGCAGACCTGAAAGCCATAAACCTGCAGGCTCTGGCTCAATCCATACCGGCTCTGAAGTCCATTGAAGGTAAGGTCAATGCAGACATGAACCTGACAACCCATGGCCAGCTACAGAGTGTTCTGATCAGCAACCTGAATGGTAAGGTTGACTTCAATATCGATAAGGGAGCCTTCACGGAGGCCAACTTTGACAAGATGGTGTGTGAGGGAATTGCCAGAATTCGCAAGAAAGATCTGCAGAAAAAAGACTGGGGTCATACCACCCGGTTCACCCGGCTCGGAGGCACTTTCACCATTAGCAACGGGGTAGCCAGCAATAAGGATCTGACCGCTGCTCTGACCAACCTGAACCTCAAGGGTGACGGCGATATCAATCTGGTCAAACAGACTCTGGATTATCATGTGGGCCTGAACATCAGTGGCGACCGTGCTCCTGACAGTGATCCAGCCTGCGAGGTTAACGAAGACTATGTCAATGTCACCTGGCCGGTTCGTTGTCAAGGCCAGCTGGGGCAGCAGGAATGTGGTATTGATACCAAACGTCTGGCCGACACCATTGCTTCACTGGCCAGGCAGGAAGTGAAAAAGCGTGTGGAAAAAGAGATTGAGAAAAAAGCCGGGCACCTGAAAGATGCCCTGAAAGGTCTTTTCAAATAA